Below is a window of Terriglobales bacterium DNA.
CAGCCTGATGAAGACGCTCGCCGTCACCGATGAAAAATCGGGCCTGCTGAAGCGAGCTTCCTACATCGACGTAGTTACCGCTGAGGTGAAGCGATCACTCCAGCAAAACCAGAGTATGACCGTCATGCTGCTCAAATTCGGTAAAGCTGGAGCGTTGATTCGCGAAGTGGGTGAATCGGCTGTCGAGGGCATGATGCAAAACGTGGGACAGAGCGTCTGCGCGAACATCCGCCAGACCGACACGGCGATTCGTTACGACAAGATCTCCATCGCGCTCGTCCTGGGCGACACGAAGGATGCCAATGCTTTCTTCGTAGTAGAGAAGATTCGCAAGGTAATCGCCGACACCAAAATTCCCGGAACGGAGCGCCCTGTGACCATGGCCGCAGGTATTGCAGGAGGAGTGATTCACAAGGAATACGATCCCGTGGACATCGTCACCGAAGTGATTAACCGTGCAGAGCACGCCCTCGACAAAGCCACTGCCGAGAGTCCAAATGGCGCCCACACCGAACCACCCAGCATCGAGACCGTCGCAGTGGCATAGGCCACCGACTCCCATCTCTTGATACACTCAAAAGTTTGCTTCCTCCGGTCCTAACCGCGCTGGATAGCACTCATTTCCTGAGGATTCCGTATTCATGCTTCAGCCATCCGACATTGCAATCGTGAACGGCGCGCGCACGCCGATGGGCCGTTATTGCGGCAAGCTGCGCGACTTTACTGCCATGGAACTCGCTGCGATCGCCAGCAAGGAGGCGATGCATCGCTCCGGCGTAGAAGCGGCGGAAATCGACCATGCCGTCTTCGGCAACGCGCAGCAGACGTCCGGTGACGCCATCTACGGAGCGCGCCATGTGGCGCTGCGCGCAGGGCTACCGGTCGAAGTGCCTGCGCTCACGGTGAACCGTCTCTGCGGGTCGGGCATGCAATCAATCGTCAGCGCAGCACAGATGATCCAGCTTGGCGAATCGAAGATTGCATTGGCCGGCGGAATGGAATCGATGTCGCAGGCTCCCCACGTGATTCGCGGAGCCCGCTGGGGATTCGGCCTGGGCGAAGGCAAGATGGAAGATTCCCTGATGGTCGCTCTCCTCGACAGCTACTGCGGGCTCTACATGGCGCAAACAGCGGAGAAATACGCTGGGCAGCAAGGCATCACCCGCCAAGCGCAGGACGAATTCGCACTGCGCTCGCAACAGCGAGCGGCGGAAGCGCAGAAAGCATGTCGGCTGGGCGAAGAGATCACGCCGGTACCGCTCAAAGATCGTCGCGGCAATCCCACAGGCGAGATGTTCGAGAAAGATGACCATCTGCGCCCCGAGAGCACCCTCGAAGGACTTGCCAAATTGAAACCCTCGTTTGGCAAAGAAGGTACTGTGACCGCGGGAAACGCCAGCGGCATCGTCGATGGCGGAGCTGCTGTGGTTCTTATGCCCGTGGCTGAAGCGCAAAAGCGCGGACTGAGGCCGCTTGGGCAGCTGGTCAGCTGGGGGATTGCGGGAGTCGATCCTTCCATTATGGGAAGCGGGCCCGTGCCGGCGACGCGGACTGCGCTCAAGAAAGCAGGGCTCTCTCTCGATGACATCGATCTGATCGAGGTGAACGAGGCCTTTGCCGCGCAGTATCTCGCAGTCGAAAAGGAATTGGGCCTCGATCGTGAGAAGACCAACGTGAATGGCGGCGCGATTGCGCTCGGCCATCCGTTGGGTGCGACTGGGACCAGGCTCGTGATTACGTTGTTGTATGAGCTCCGCCGTCGCAAGAAAAAGTATGGACTGGCTACTGCGTGCATCGGCGGCGGGCAAGGGATCGCTGTGATTCTGGAGTCATTGGCGACGTAAAAAGGGGTGAACACGAAGGACACGAAGGCCACAAAGGGGTTTACATGCAAGAGGCTTCAGCGAGAGCGTTTTCAGCTCGCGATCTTAGTTACGAGATCATAAAAGCAGCTCTTAAAGTGCATTCCAATTTGGGACTTGGTCTGTTGGAGAGTACTTACGAAGCGTGCTTGCTGTACGAGTTGGAAAAAGTACGATTTCGAGTAGCTGCTCAAGTTCCGCTTCCTGTAATTTACGATTCCGTTAAGCTGGACGTCGGCTATCGAATCGACCTGCTCGTGGAGGACTTGGTTATCCTTGAACTGAAGGCGATTGAATGCGTCCAACCAATACACAAAGCCCAACTGCTTTCCTACCTTCGACTAAGCAAAAAAAGCCTCGGATTGCTCATCAACTTCAATGTCCCGCATTTAAGAGAAGGTATTCATCGAGTCCTGAATGGCGATGAGTGGAGGAAACCTTTGTGACCTTCGTGTCCTTCGTGTTCACCCCCCGGTTTTGATTTTCGAGGAGATAGATGCAGATCAAGAACGTAGGCGTACTAGGTTGCGGATTGATGGGTTCTGGCATTGCCCAGGTTGCGGCGCAAGCCGGTTACAACGTGACCGTGCTGGAGGCCGAGCAGAAGGCGCTCGACAAAGGATTCGCCGGAATTGATTCTTCCCTCGCGAAGTTCGTGGAGCGCGGACCGGAAAAGGGCGGCATCACGGCGCAGCAGAAAGACGAAATCCGAGCACGACTGAGAGG
It encodes the following:
- a CDS encoding acetyl-CoA C-acetyltransferase — translated: MLQPSDIAIVNGARTPMGRYCGKLRDFTAMELAAIASKEAMHRSGVEAAEIDHAVFGNAQQTSGDAIYGARHVALRAGLPVEVPALTVNRLCGSGMQSIVSAAQMIQLGESKIALAGGMESMSQAPHVIRGARWGFGLGEGKMEDSLMVALLDSYCGLYMAQTAEKYAGQQGITRQAQDEFALRSQQRAAEAQKACRLGEEITPVPLKDRRGNPTGEMFEKDDHLRPESTLEGLAKLKPSFGKEGTVTAGNASGIVDGGAAVVLMPVAEAQKRGLRPLGQLVSWGIAGVDPSIMGSGPVPATRTALKKAGLSLDDIDLIEVNEAFAAQYLAVEKELGLDREKTNVNGGAIALGHPLGATGTRLVITLLYELRRRKKKYGLATACIGGGQGIAVILESLAT
- a CDS encoding GxxExxY protein, with product MQEASARAFSARDLSYEIIKAALKVHSNLGLGLLESTYEACLLYELEKVRFRVAAQVPLPVIYDSVKLDVGYRIDLLVEDLVILELKAIECVQPIHKAQLLSYLRLSKKSLGLLINFNVPHLREGIHRVLNGDEWRKPL